Part of the Mytilus trossulus isolate FHL-02 chromosome 2, PNRI_Mtr1.1.1.hap1, whole genome shotgun sequence genome is shown below.
caaaatactACGTTTTcgcaaatttaaagtatacgtttccgcaatttgtatttattacttttccgcaatttgtatttattacttttccgcaaatttacctggtaaattttaaagatttgaatGTTACAGTacatatatgataattttttataaagaaaatgttctGATCTCAGTATAGCTACAATTTACTAAATATAACTAGTTGACTCGGGTAAGAATGAGTTAAACTTCATTGAAAATCTTTGGCTTACTAGCCAACTGACATGATTGAAGAATGCTTTGTTGAATTGATTGCCGATGCTCCATCTGACGACAAATGCATGAGGTCTGCCGATTATATATTGGAATTTTTTTATAGATGGCAATTGAGATTTCCACCAACTATTTGGGCATCACCTCCTGACCCCGAGGAAAAGAGAACAATGAATGGTGTCGCGTCTTTTCGtgcctacatgtacatgaaggAGCAGTTTTACGGTAGCCATCCTACCATATTTGTCTTTGTCGATGTGTTATTGAAACTGAAGACAACATCTCACATAAAGATTAAAACTGTAACTGTAAAAGCACCCGTTCGGAAATATGAAAAGGAGAAGATGGACTCCTTCctgaatacaaatacaaaagttGTAAACGGTGAATGTGCTACTATGGACTTTGTACGACATGTTGGCTTCAAATATTCTGCGAGAACTGACTTATGAACtcatatcaagatatttttgaacatacgttttcatacattttaatgatgCATTTTACttcatacatatttatttttcttattatagCTTTGTTTTCGATATTCTTTGCTTCTTAGCTCGAATTAAAGAGTGttataaactttttcaaatgttgaatacgcaaccaacaaatggaagtttttaacgaccttgactggctatacagcccttgcacggtcggcactggcttgcgcctttttgggcatttaataatttaatatgtttaccATATCATGTggcaatttaaataatttagaatgataagaaagtttaataaaaacaaaaattttaaaagcaaaaatttggataaataaatgaataaaaaaagtaaaaaaattaagattaagtaaataataaaataataaaagaatataatacGCAACCAAATCTCcaaatattatttatgtttctggTAAAGGCGTTTGATTGGGTATTAGTTTTAGGTAGGCGTGTTTTCGGAAACATTCCTCCAATCAGACCTATTTGACATACATGTGTGCGCTGATGCGTGTACACTGGCTATTGTAACGGCACGTGTGACTGTCTCATATCGAAATCTGTCGAGCGTGACCAATGTTTATTGTAGAATATTTTGTCATGTGGTCAAATTATTTgacatacaagttttaaatttgcattttgaaagattattttcggAAGTTGTCCCGTATATACTATTCTAAAGtgttagagagaaaaaaacaagactttaaagGAAAGATACATATCAACGGAGAATATAACCTGAGAAAACTATACTAGTCTACTAGCATAATagtcaaagatataaaacatgtattatatggcTCTGATATTAAATTTAACGTGTTctggaaaattttgacaaaatataattgcacGAATTTTTAATCGATTGCTGACCTTTAATTCTAGAAGTGACTTGTGACTGTTATAAACATGCAGAGACAATTCTATGCATTATGGTTTAAGTTTACAATGAACACACTATAGttatacattttccttttaaatatcaaatagacaATCACCTTTCGGATAGActtgctttttctttctttgcgtaaaaattatcattcgtcCATTTAGAGACATAAATTACAagttatatatgtctctggtttattatatttgattacttcaaaaatgcttcaaaatactATGAGCCTGTATTGGGGTCCCAACCgatcacacaaaaaaaaggggcgagttccaactatatgtccccgttcaaatgcattgatcgtcttaTAAGTTTATGACTCAACGGTTTCCTCCAACaatatggtttgataaatttctttcgaAGTTCATTACTTttcacatactaaaataaaatgatattcatcttcaattacTTGTTTATCACACATAATACAAAATCCCGGATATgtctcaatattataaaatcgaaAAGTTTCTATATTCAAACAGTGAGCAGATATATGCGGTATTTACAAACgaatggttttataaatataatttacagcatgatcttaataaaattgttggggTCAAATACATCCATGCAACATACATTTAGGCGAGTcttcaaaaaatagtacatttcactattaaagctaccgtttaatctatctttgaattcaaattaaaacaaattcacttTTTTTACACCCTGATGTAACCGTATTTTTAAAGTGTTGTCATCcgtatcaataaattgtttaataaaattgaagtgCATGAGTATTATTAACGTCTAGGATAAGTGTGAGATTTCTCTGTTGatggaaataaacaaaatttagctgaatttgtattatttaaattaataagatttaatcattaagcattaaatcaatttaataaattaagattATCGTCTGCTAAAACTTgagttatcttttctttaattttgaaggACTTGAGCGTCTTTTATTTACCTACTAATTTCATAAGCGGTTTTCCCGCttttatttggtataaaattGCATGCTTTTCGTGAATTGTTCATTGCGTGATTTGAACCGAAGGAACACAAAAGGACAGGATTCAGACATAAGATAAGTACCTATGTTTTAGTAATAGATATAGTTGTTGCAGTTGAATTTTCCGAATGattttatttctgtaatttatgacgaataattttatttttatttgaaagttgTTCTTGCAATAGTTTGGTTCTAATTCAAATTATCGCGTACTTGGATAGCATTTATACGGAGTAGCTATTATTTAATAGTTACATTTGTGCACACATATATTAATCATTGAatagcattaaaattaaaatgctttAACACAggtgatatatttgtattgattgTAATGTATGAGCGATATTCTTTAAACAGGTAATTACATGTTGTAGTGTAAGCCGTATTAACATTTACATGTCCGCTAatgtttaatttgatacacGTTCTTCTTTTATAAGTTATTAATTTGCGGATAATTAATTAAGCTTGGTTATTTAACTTGCCGTTTATAGCGACGTTTTATTTGgttaaaaagaacattatacttgttttaattgtgttttcttGCCAACTTCAGTTGTTTTGATTGTAATGTATGAACGATATTCTTTAAACAGGTAATTACATGTTTGTAGTGTAAGCCGTATTAACATTTACATGTCCGctaatgttttatttgatacacgtgcaatttttataagttaattGTATTAAATTACCAACTTCAGTTGTTTAATGCATTTCAAATGTATTAAGTTTATTGAAGACAACGTAGTGGGTTATATGTGGTATTTAATTTATCTAAATTGAATGATTGAATAAGAACctgaatttatattttgaaatatgattAGGGCTTTTAATACTTGATGTATGTATCTAAtctgtttttataattataatagttAATAACAATGCCAAGGGGTAGAGGTAGGCGTCGTCGGCAGGACCTGGTTGGAGGAGGTCGAGAACTTCGTCATAGAAGGGCTCCTAGGGAACAACAGCAACCACCAGTTCGGAATGAGAGAAGGCGTCCCCAAGTTGAGGTTGATGAAGATGCCCCTGTAGTTAGAAGACGGAGGGTTGATGAACCTCAATTAGTTGCCTTGCAACCAGATGTAGAATTACAAGAGAATGAACCTCCATTAGCTGCCTTAGGTGAGGTTAATGAAGTTTTTGATGAACCTTTAATGATGCCTGGTTTTAATGAGGCTGATATATTTATAAGTCAAAAGCTTAAGgataaaatttggaattttgaatatGTTGATTTGTCTCTTATGCATCGCAACAATTTCAACagtcaaacaaatgaaaacaccATTGGCATTAATGAAGGCCTGCTGGTAATACAAAACAAAGTTAAGAATAACCATACTGTTACTTCTGTTGAGATTTGGACTGATTGCTTTATTGCTTATGCCCAGGTCCTTATTGAAAGGCATCCTGGAAAAGCAAGTGAACTTTTCTCATATATGTCAATAATAAGGGGTGCATCGGCTGATTACCCTGTTGCAAAATGGTATTCTTATGACCAGCAATTTCGTTTGAGAGTATCAAGGGATCATACAAAAAAATGGTCATCCATAGATGGGTTTTTGTGGTTGCGTATTTTGAATAACAATACTCAAAAACAACAGCAGGCTAATGTTGGTTATaaatgttatgattttaattttaaaggttTTTGCAATAAACGCAATTGCCAATACAGACATGCATGTCTCAAATGTGGTTTTAATCACCCTGCTTTACGATGTCGTCGCTTTATGAACAATGAAGGTAATACTGGTCCATCTAGGTTTAAGAGAAATAACTTTACACCTTTGGTAAACAACTCTGATAATAGACAAAACCCAAAAGGTGGTTTTAACAAGagataatttacaatttttcagaACTACATCCAGACCAGTTTAATATTTGGGCCCTAGGAAAATCTCCGGTTAATGTAAATGAACTCGATAAGCTTCTGGAAGTATATCATGATAAGAAAAGCGCTGTTGAACTTTTGAATGGATTTAAATATGGTTTTAAAATTCATTACGAAGGTCCTAGACATTCATGTGAATATAGAAATTTGTTGTCTGTTTTAAAAAACCCTATTGAAGCTCAACAGAAGTTGAATAATGAGATATCATTAGGTCGAATGGCAGGCCCATTCAAATATAAACCTATTTCAAATCTTCGGTGCTCTCCAATTGGTTTAGTTCCTAAGAAAACTGGTGGACTTAGATTGATAACTCATTTGTCTTACCCACCGAATGAAAGTAtcaatgattttattgatactCAGTTTACCAAGGTCACTTATTCATCATTTGACAATGCAGTCAAAATTGTTAAACGAATGGGGAAATCGGCTTTAATGGCTAAAATGGATATTAAATCAGCATTTCCTTTACTTAAATGTTATCCTGGTGATTTTGATTTACTTGGCATCAAACTAAATGGTCTTTACTATATCCAAAAAACAATGCCCATGGGATGTTCTATTAGTTGTGctacatttgaaaaattttcaacctttttacATTGGtcagttaaaaataaaacgCATTCTGAAAATTTGGATCATTATCttgatgattttatatttgttggaGAAGCTCATAAAGATGACTGTCTTTTTCTTATGactgcattttcaaatgtttgttcAAGCTTGGAAGTTCCTATAGCAAATGAAAAAACTGAAGGTCCTTGCACAAAACTGGAATATTTAGGTTTGTTAATTGATTCAGATGAGATGTTGGTTAGAATACCagatgataaaattgaaaaacttaAAGATCAGATAAATTGTGtattggaaaaaagaaaaattactcTGAAAGAAATGCAGTCTTTAACAGGTTCGTTGGCTTTTTGTGCAAGGGCTCTTCCCTCTGGTAGAGCATTTTTGAGGCGCCTATATggctcttttaaaaatgttaaaaaacctCATCATTTTATAAGATTGACCAAAGGAATACGAGATGATTTGCAAATGTGGCAATATTTTCTTAAAGAATTTAATGGCTATTCATATATCCAAGATTTAGACTGGGTTTCAAATGctgatttacatttgtatacagACAGTGCAGGTGGTCATTCACTGGGTTGTGCAGCTTATTTAAATGGGTCATGGGCAATTTTACAATGGCCATATAATTGgagcaaagttttattaagTGACATTACTTATTTGGAAATTATACCTATTGCTTTGGCCATCTATTTATGGAAAGAAAGGTTTACAAATAAGAAGATAATTTTTCATTGTGATAATATGGCTgttgttacaattttaaattcaaaatcttcaaaaaatgaCAGGGTTATGTTTTTGTTGAGAAAAATAGTTTTGTGGacattattattcaattttcaatttaaagcgttgcatattttttcaaaagacaATTTTATTGCTGATGCTTTATCTCGTGGACAGATGAGGAAGTTCAGAGAAGTAACGAGCAATGCCGACCCGACGCCACAGACTATTCCACAAGAATTCTTAGATCTTTTGATGTAGAAGCTTCAAAATTGTTGAATTATTCAATTTCTCAAAGTACCAGAAATGTTTATGAAAATGCATTGCATTCGTTCAATATGTTCAGGGTGGAATATTCTATTCCCCTTAGTTGGCCACCAAGTACTAGACAAATTATTCGTTATATTGGTTTTTTGTCACTTAATCATTATTCATCATCTACAATTAGATCATATATATCTGGAATaagttacaaattaaaaattcaagggAATGAAGATTTAACGAAATCTTTTATCATTCAGAAACTTTTGGGTGGTTGTGATAGACTTTACAAGTGTAAAGATCTTCGGGAACCTTTGactattgatattttgattaGATTAAATGTGGCTTTGAGGCACGTGTGCTCTTCAAGATATGAAACAATATTGTTTCAAACAGCATTTAACTTGGCTTTTGCTGCATTTTTACGTGTGAGTGAATTTGCCATTACAACGAATGTTATGCTAGAGCATGTTTTACATAGGCGGGATGTTTATATTGACCATGTAAAAAACCAGCTGTTTGTTACGATAAAATTTTCGAAAACTGATCAAAATGGGAGATCCACTACTTTAGttgtggaaaaaaagaaaaaaaaaattaatcaaatgaGATTTGTCCTCTACAAAGTTTGAAAGCCTTTTTGCAAATTAGACCTAGAAATGATGGTCCTCTTTTTTGCCATATAAATGGGAAATCATTGACAAGATTTCAGTTTCAGACTATTTTAAACAAAGGACTCAAGTTTTTGAGTTTAAACACATCTAGATTTAATACGCATTCGTTTAGAATAGGAGCAGCAACGTCAGCCTTTATGTCTGGTTAAACTGAAAATCAGATTAAAACCATGGGTCGCTGGATGTCGTCATCATTTCAGCGCTACATTAGAATTCCTAACATTTAATTTTGCTTTcagcaaaaaatgacatttGGATCATTGGTTCATCTTTGGTAAAAAAGGCATCTGAACACACTCAAACTAGAGCAACTGGTATTGATCTGGGTATGGAAAAACTTGGTTACAGTGTTGTGTGGATAGGTCATTCAGGAATGTTATGGCATATGGTTCCTTCAATTATAACTGCATTGTTGAATTGGAGATCGCAACCTTCAATAATTCTTATTCATTGCGGTGGTAATGATTTATGTAACATTCAAAATGGTAAACTTTTATACAATATTAAGGACACTTTACGTCAGTTAATGTCATCGTTACCAAACACAACTGTTATTTGGTCATACATTTTGCCAAGACAAATTTGGAGGAATGCCATGAATAAAAAGGCAATAGAACGATCTAGAGCCCGTGTAAATAGGGGTGTTAGATCTTACCTACACAAAGTTGGGGGCAAGGCTATTAAACATACTGATTTTGATGATATCCATCCAACTCTTTTCGCTAATGATGGCGTACATCTGTCATATATTGGCaatgacatttttattaatgCTATTCAGTCAGCATTAGAGTTGTTCATTAAATATCCAAACAGATTTTTATATCCAGATGAACTTTAAAGTGTTCTAATTTGTAAGCCATCGTGCATGGACTCATGAAGTTGTATGTCAGTTGAATATTTTATTCAGTTGTTAAACGCATGTATCAAGTTGAAAGCTCTGTTGAAGAtacaacatttttgttgttAGTTGTAAATACatagttgaataatttttgttgttgtgcaAGTTGTTTATACTGTTGTATagtaaagttgattacttcTTTGAACTGTTGTTATTATAGTTATACTTCGTTGAAGTGTTGTATAGTATAGTTGAGATACTtcgttgaactgttgtatagtatatttgatatacttcgttgaactgttgtatagtaAAGTTGTTATACTTCGTTGATCTAATGTTTAGTTGTGAACTTTGTTTGAATTGATATGTTTGTTCAAAACctagaatttttcatttgttttgtgcgttaaaattaatttttgtcatGGATTGATAAATTTTGTTGGCGATGCTTACAAACAAGTTTGTTAGCATTTGGCTGAATTTATTACAGTTGGCGTCTGGTAGCCCAGTTGCCATTTGGAGAAAACATATGATGGTTGCCCTTCAATGTTTTTATCTTGGACATTAATGAGACATTGTCAATGAATGCAAGTTCATAGGCCGGTTGATGAATAGTTGAACTGTCCTAATAAATCCATGacaaaaaattgccaaaaattcaaacttactatttgttgttttttattatgattattatttagtttgtcttacaatttatatttatttgtataacgAAGGTAATCTGGAGTCATTGGAAATATTACGAGTGATTTCAATGGATTTGGGTTATCTTTTATCTGGTATATCGAATTCCTAAAATCTATATCTGTTGGTTTCTTtcgaatatttaataataagatttaatcattaagcattaaatcaatttaataaattaagattATCGTCTGCTAAAACTTgagttatcttttctttaattttgaaggACTTGAGCGTCTTTTATTTACCTACTAATTTCATAAGCGGTTTTCCCGCttttatttggtataaaattGCATGCTTTTCGTGAATTGTTCATTGCGTGATTTGAACCGAAGGAACACAAAACCCACCCTATCCCACCCTTGAGAATTTTTTCTGCTCTCTGttgtatattttcagatattgtTAAAGAAGCGTCATGGATTGGACAGAATATGAACTGAATATATTGATTTACTGAATGGCTGAATTTATTACAGTTGGCGTCTGGTAGCCCAGTTGCCATTTGGAGAAAACATATGATGGTTGCCCTTCAATGTTTTTATCTTGGACATTAATGAGACATTGTCAATGAATGCAAGTTCATAGGCCGGTTGATGAATAGTTGAACTGTCCTAATAAATCCATGacaaaaaattgccaaaaattcaaacttactatttgttgttttttattatgattattatttagtttgtcttacaatttatatttatttgtataacgAAGGTAATCTGGAGTCATTGGAAATATTACGAGTGATTTCAATGGATTTGGGTTATCTTTTATCTGGTATATCGAATTCCTAAAATCTATATCTGTTGGTTTCTTTCGaatatttaataatgaaaaggcaagctagtgtgtgtttgaaatgatattgttgaaatggatttatagcatgaaaaatgtgtgtaactGATTTTACGTTGACTTGGACtgcgaatttgaaaataatatatttgtgaaatcacattctacaagatgacatattttgtaagtacGTTTAATATACTCTATAACCTTTCATTCTAATTATAGtatctttgaaatgcattttatagcggactatgcggtatgggctttgctcattgttgacggccgtacggtgacatatagttgttaatgtctgtgtaattttggtttcttttgaacagttgtctcattcgcaatcataccacatcttctcttttatatttatatagctatTACTTGCAACTGCCACATGTACATGTTCTAGACTCGTGTCGCTGAAAGAGGTCtcctttcaagtttgaaaatagGTGGAAAAAAGCCACACCCACttataagatatatacatgCTCTCAGTCTGACTGTTGCATTTTGAAAAACGAGTGAAAGTCCAGCGCCATGTAGAACAAAATAGTTTCAacattcatttatcattatcatgatcTTGACCTGCATGGATATATGCATTTAACTTGCAACTGTACGGTTAAACAAACCGGTTATTGATGGCTGCACAAAAATCTTTAACCTcagacaaaacatgaaattaactgtTCAGGAAAAACGAAGTCCATCTAgtagtaaaatacagaaaaatgaaaataaatatatgcaaaattttCCCCTGGATACTGTGTTTTGGACATAAAGAAGCCAATGTCCCAATTTCCCGAAATTCCATTATGTTTGACAACGattttgatgtaaaacaaaactttaaccacagactgAACCTAAATGCTGAATTAGTCGGCGTGAATGCTGACGAAACCTTTATTTTTACcaattaattaaatgaaattgcgccatatttacctgtaaatatttttttacctatagCAAAAGAAAAGCAAATGGTATGTTGTCAGAGctaccttaaaaaaataataaatccagagctcttcaaaattgaagaagaaaactaagaaaagaaagatttaaaatatgtgcgTCAGTAAATGTATATAGAGAGAAGAAAACTTCACCGGCTCAACTTAAATTCCAGCCGAATTTCACTGAATAGTGGATGCTATTGGTGTTGTTACAAACAAAGATGATGACTTTGTATTGTGTAACGATCCAGAAAGCGGGATCATTTTATTTGGATGCAAagctaatttaaaatttaaaatttctgtgtacAATTCCAGAGGAAGTTTTTGCTGGTATCTATAAAATTtgtccaaaatatttcaaacaactttATACTATACATGCATGGCTTCaagataggacattatatatgTGTCTATTCTCAACTACAAATACCAGCCTTTAGTTCAATGATGTACAGAGACATTTTAAGGTGTAACTGTGTATATTTATACAAGTGAACGTTTTGATTCAGCatactttttgttattaaaatgactTTAACTCCGCCAGTCGGTAAACTGCCGATCCCGAGCCCGGATAAAGAAGGAGGGA
Proteins encoded:
- the LOC134708316 gene encoding uncharacterized protein LOC134708316, whose amino-acid sequence is MPRGRGRRRRQDLVGGGRELRHRRAPREQQQPPVRNERRRPQVEVDEDAPVVRRRRVDEPQLVALQPDVELQENEPPLAALAKNDIWIIGSSLVKKASEHTQTRATGIDLGMEKLGYSVVWIGHSGMLWHMVPSIITALLNWRSQPSIILIHCGGNDLCNIQNGKLLYNIKDTLRQLMSSLPNTTVIWSYILPRQIWRNAMNKKAIERSRARVNRGVRSYLHKVGGKAIKHTDFDDIHPTLFANDGVHLSYIGNDIFINAIQSALELFIKYPNRFLYPDEL